The Rattus rattus isolate New Zealand chromosome 1, Rrattus_CSIRO_v1, whole genome shotgun sequence genome includes a region encoding these proteins:
- the Tcf20 gene encoding transcription factor 20 isoform X1 has protein sequence MQSFREQSSYHGNQQSYPQEVHSSSRIEEFSPRQAQMFQNFGGAGGGSSGTGSSSSGRRGTAATAAAMASETSGHQGYQGFRKEAGDFYYMAGNKDTVAAGTPQPPQRRPSGPVQSYGPPQGSSFGNQYASEGHVSQFQAQHSALGGVSHYQQDYTGPFSPGSAQYQQQASSQQQQQQQQQQQQQQQQQQQQQQQQVQQLRQQLYQSHQPLPQATGQPASGSSHLQPMQRPSALPSSAGYQLRVGQFGQHYQSSASSSSSSSFPSPQRFSQSGQSYDGSYSVNAGSQYEGHNVGSNAQAYGTQSNYSYQPQSMKNFEQAKIPPGSQQGQQQPQQQPQPQQQQQQPPPQQQQQQQHPPQHVMQYTNAATKLPLQSQVGQYNQPEVPVRSPMQFHQNFSPISNPSPAASVVQSPSCSSTPSPLMQSGENLQCGQGNVSMSSRNRILQLMPQLSPTPSMMPSPNSHAAGFKGFGLEGVPEKRLTDPGLSSLSALSTQVANLPNTVQHMLLSDALTPQKKTSKRPSSSSKKADSCTNSEGSSQPEEQLKSPMAESLDGGCSSSSEDQGERVRQLSGQSTGSDTTYKCGASEKAGSSPTQGAQNEAPRLSTSPAAREEAASPGAKDTSLSSEGNTKVNEKTVGVIVSREAMTGRVEKSGGQDKSSQEDDPAASQRPPSNSAAKEGSHTALPQSEPLGGGGKGNRNGDSNSSNHNGEGSGQGSHSAVGPSFTGRTEPSKSPGSLRYSYKESFGSAVPRNVSGFPQYPSGQEKGDFGSHGERKGRNEKFPSLLQEVLQGYHHHPDRRYPRSAQEHQGMASGLEGTARPNILVSQTNELTSRGLLNKSIGSLLENPHWGPWERKSSSTAPEMKQISLSDYPIPRKFEIEPSSSAHEPGGSLSERRSVICDISPLRQIVRDPGAHSLGHMGADARIGRNERLNPSLSQSVILPGGLVSMETKLKSQSGQIKEEDFEQSKSQASFNKKSGDHCHPTSIKHETYRGNASPGAAAHDSISDYGPQDSRSTPMRRVPGRVGSRETMRGRSSSQYHDFAEKLKMSPGRSRGPGGDPHHMNPHMTFSERANRSSLHAPFSPNSESLASAYHTNTRAHAYGDPNTGLNSQLHYKRQMYQQQQEEYKDWASSSAQGVIAAAQHRQEGPRKSPRQQQFLDRVRSPLKNDKDGMMYGPPVGTYHDPSTQEAGRCLMSSDGMPAKSMELKHSSQKLQESCWDLSRQTSPAKSSGPPGMSNQKRYGPPHEPDGHGLAESTQSSKPSNVMLRLPGQEDHSSQNPLIMRRRVRSFISPIPSKRQSQDVKNSSTDDKGRLLHPSKEGADKVYNSYSHLSHSQDIKSIPKRDASKDLPNPDNRNCPAVTLTSPAKTKILPPRKGRGLKLEAIVQKITSPNIRRSASANSAETGGDTVTLDDILSLKSAPPEGGTVANQEAEMEKRKGEVVSDLVSATNQESNVEKPLPGPSEEWRGSGDDKVKTEAHVETASTGKEPSGTMTSTASQKPGGNQGRPDGSLGGAAPLIFPDSKNVAPVGILTPEANPKTEEKENDTVMISPKQESFPPKGYFPSGKKKGRPIGSVNKQKKQQQQPPPPPQPPQMPEGSADGEPKPKKQRQRRERRKPGAQPRKRKTKQAVPIVEPQEPEIKLKYATQPLDKTDAKNKSFFPYIHVVNKCELGAVCTIINAEEEEQTKLVRSRKGQRSLTPPPSSTESKVLPASSFMLQGPVVTESSVMGHLVCCLCGKWASYRNMGDLFGPFYPQDYAATLPKNPPPKRSTEMQSKVKVRHKSASNGSKTDTEEEEEQQQQQKEQRSLAAHPRFKRRHRSEDCGGGPRSLSRGLPCKKAAAEGSSEKTASDTKPSVPTTSEGGPELELQIPELPLDSNEFWVHEGCILWANGIYLVCGRLYGLQEALEIAREMKCSHCQEAGATLGCYNKGCSFRYHYPCAIDADCLLHEENFSVRCPKHKPPLPCPLPPLQNKTAKGSLSTEQSERG, from the coding sequence ATGCAGTCGTTTCGGGAGCAAAGCAGTTACCACGGAAACCAGCAGAGCTACCCACAGGAGGTGCACAGCTCATCCCGAATAGAAGAGTTCAGCCCTCGTCAGGCCCAGATGTTCCAGAATTTTGGGGGAGCAGGTGGTGGTAGCAGTGGCACTGGCAGCAGCAGTAGTGGACGGCGAGGAACAGCTGCGACAGCGGCAGCAATGGCTAGTGAGACCTCTGGCCATCAAGGCTATCAGGGTTTCAGGAAAGAAGCTGGAGATTTTTACTACATGGCAGGCAACAAAGATACCGTGGCAGCAGGAACTCCACAGCCTCCTCAGCGAAGGCCTTCTGGGCCTGTGCAGAGCTATGGACCTCCCCAGGGGAGCAGCTTTGGCAATCAGTATGCGAGCGAGGGTCATGTGAGCCAATTTCAAGCACAGCACTCTGCCCTTGGTGGTGTGTCTCATTATCAGCAGGATTACACAGGGCCTTTCTCTCCTGGGAGTGCTCAGTATCAACAGCAGGCCTCTagccaacaacaacagcagcagcagcagcagcagcagcagcaacagcagcaacagcagcaacagcaacagcagcaagtaCAGCAGTTGAGACAACAGCTTTACCAATCCCATCAGCCTCTGCCACAAGCCACTGGACAGCCAGCCTCTGGCTCATCCCATCTACAACCAATGCAGCGGCCCTCAGCTCTGCCATCTTCTGCTGGTTATCAGTTAAGAGTGGGTCAGTTTGGGCAGCACTACcagtcttctgcttcctcttcttcctcctcctcctttccttcacCACAGCGTTTCAGTCAGTCTGGACAGAGCTATGATGGCAGTTACAGCGTGAATGCTGGATCTCAATATGAAGGGCATAATGTGGGTTCTAATGCACAGGCTTATGGGACACAGTCAAATTATAGCTATCAACCTCAGTCTATGAAAAATTTTGAACAGGCAAAGATTCCACCAGGATCccagcagggacagcagcagccacagcagcagccacaacctcagcagcagcagcagcagccgccgccgcagcagcagcaacagcagcaacatccCCCCCAGCATGTGATGCAGTACACAAATGCTGCCACCAAGCTGCCTCTGCAAAGCCAGGTGGGGCAGTACAACCAGCCTGAGGTTCCTGTAAGGTCCCCTATGCAGTTTCACCAGAACTTCAGCCCTATTTCTAACCCTTCTCCAGCTGCTTCTGTGGTTCAGTCTCCAAGCTGTAGCTCTACCCCTTCTCCTCTCATGCAGAGTGGTGAGAATCTCCAGTGTGGGCAAGGCAATGTATCTATGAGTTCCCGAAACCGAATTTTACAGTTAATGCCTCAGCTCAGTCCAACTCCATCAATGATGCCCAGTCCTAATTCTCACGCTGCAGGATTCAAAGGGTTTGGATTAGAAGGGGTGCCGGAAAAGCGGCTGACTGATCCTGGGTTGAGTAGCTTGAGTGCTCTGAGTACTCAAGTGGCCAATCTTCCTAATACTGTCCAGCACATGTTACTTTCTGATGCCTTGACACCTCAGAAGAAGACTTCTAAGAGGCCCTCATCATCATCTAAGAAAGCAGATAGCTGTACAAACTCAGAAGGCTCCTCACAGCCTGAAGAACAACTCAAGTCCCCCATGGCAGAGTCACTGGATGGAGGCTGCTCAAGTAGTTCAGAAGATCAAGGCGAGAGAGTGAGGCAACTAAGTGGGCAGAGCACTGGCTCTGACACCACCTATAAGTGTGGAGCTTCAGAGAAAGCTGGCTCCTCACCCACGCAAGGTGCTCAGAATGAGGCCCCTAGGCTCAGTACCAGTCCTGCTGCTAGGGAAGAGGCTGCCTCTCCAGGTGCTAAGGACACATCACTGTCATCTGAGGGGAACACAAAAGTCAACGAGAAGACAGTTGGGGTGATTGTCTCCCGAGAAGCCATGACAGGCCGGGTAGAAAAATCTGGTGGACAAGATAAAAGCTCGCAGGAGGATGACCCTGCCGCCAGTCAGAGGCCACCGAGCAATAGTGCTGCAAAGGAAGGGAGCCACACAGCGCTTCCACAGTCAGAGCCCCTGGGAGGCGGGGGCAAGGGGAACAGGAATGGGGACAGCAACAGCTCTAACCACAATGGAGAAGGGAGTGGCCAGGGTAGCCACTCTGCAGTAGGCCCAAGCTTCACAGGCAGGACTGAGCCTAGCAAGTCTCCTGGAAGTTTGCGCTATAGTTACAAAGAGAGTTTTGGGTCAGCTGTACCACGAAATGTCAGTGGTTTTCCTCAGTATCCTTCTGGACAAGAAAAGGGGGATTTTGGCAGTCATGGGGAGCGAAAAGGTAGAAATGAGAAGTTCCCAAGTCTCCTACAGGAAGTGCTTCAGGGTTACCACCACCATCCTGACAGAAGGTATCCTAGAAGTGCTCAGGAACATCAAGGGATGGCTAGTGGCCTGGAAGGAACTGCAAGGCCCAACATCTTAGTCAGTCAAACCAATGAATTAACCAGCAGGGGCCTTCTGAACAAGAGTATTGGATCCCTGTTGGAAAATCCCCACTGGGGACCATGGGAACGGAAGTCAAGCAGCACAGCTCCAGAAATGAAGCAGATCAGTTTGTCTGACTACCCCATTCCCAGAAAGTTTGAGATAGAACCTTCATCATCAGCCCATGAGCCTGGGGGCTCCCTTTCTGAAAGGAGGTCAGTAATCTGTGATATTTCCCCACTAAGACAGATTGTCAGGGACCCAGGGGCTCACTCTCTGGGACACATGGGTGCTGATGCCAGAATTGGGAGGAATGAACGTCTCAACCCAAGTTTAAGTCAGTCAGTCATTCTTCCTGGTGGATTGGTGTCCATGGAAACAAAGTTGAAATCCCAGAGTGGGCAGATAAAAGAGGAAGACTTTGAACAATCCAAATCTCAAGCTAGTTTCAACAAGAAATCTGGAGACCACTGCCACCCTACCAGCATCAAGCATGAGACTTACCGTGGCAATGCCAGTCCTGGAGCAGCAGCCCATGATTCCATTTCAGACTATGGCCCACAAGATAGCAGGTCCACACCAATGCGGCGGGTCCCTGGTAGAGTTGGTAGCCGGGAGACTATGAGAGGTCGGTCCTCTTCTCAGTACCATGACTTTGCAGAAAAATTGAAGATGTCTccaggcaggagcagaggcccAGGGGGAGACCCTCATCACATGAACCCACATATGACTTTTTCAGAGAGGGCCAATAGGAGTTCTTTACATGCTCCTTTTTCTCCCAACTCAGAAAGCCTGGCCTCTGCTTACCACACAAATACCAGGGCTCATGCTTATGGGGACCCTAATACTGGTTTGAATTCCCAGCTTCATTATAAGAGACAAATGTACCAGCAGCAACAAGAGGAGTATAAAGATTGGGCCAGCAGTTCTGCTCAGGGAGTGATTGCTGCTGCACAACATAGGCAGGAAGGGCCACGGAAGAGCCCACGGCAGCAGCAGTTTCTTGACAGAGTACGGAGCCCCCTGAAAAATGACAAAGATGGTATGATGTATGGCCCACCAGTAGGTACATACCATGAcccaagcactcaggaagctgggcGCTGTCTCATGTCTAGTGATGGCATGCCTGCCAAAAGCATGGAATTGAAGCACAGCTCTCAGAAGTTACAAGAGTCTTGTTGGGATCTTTCTCGGCAGACTTCTCCAGCCAAAAGCAGTGGACCTCCAGGAATGTCTAATCAAAAACGGTATGGGCCACCCCATGAGCCAGATGGACATGGACTAGCCGAGTCTACACAGTCATCCAAACCTAGTAATGTAATGTTAAGGCTTCCGGGTCAAGAGGATCATTCTTCTCAAAATCCCTTAATCATGCGGAGGCGGGTTCGTTCTTTTATCTCCCCTATTCCCAGTAAGAGACAGTCACAAGATGTAAAAAACAGCAGCACTGATGATAAAGGGCGCCTCCTCCACCCATCAAAGGAAGGTGCCGATAAAGTGTACAATTCCTACAGCCATCTTTCTCACAGTCAGGATATCAAGTCTATCCCTAAGAGAGATGCCTCCAAGGACcttccaaacccagacaatagaAACTGTCCTGCTGTTACCCTGACAAGCCCTGCTAAGACCAAAATACTGCCCCCACGGAAGGGACGGGGATTAAAATTGGAAGCTATAGTTCAGAAGATCACATCCCCAAATATTAGGAGGAGTGCATCTGCAAACAGTGCTGAGACTGGGGGAGACACAGTCACACTGGATGATATACTATCTCTAAAGAGTGCTCCTCCGGAAGGTGGGACTGTGGCTAATCAGGAGGCTGAGATGGAAAAGCGAAAGGGTGAGGTGGTATCTGACCTAGTCAGTGCAACTAACCAGGAATCGAATGTTGAAAAACCTCTTCCAGGGCCTTCTGAAGAGTGGCGTGGCAGTGGGGATGACAAAGTCAAGACAGAGGCACATGTAGAAACAGCTTCTACTGGAAAAGAACCCTCTGGTACTATGACATCCACAGCTTCACAGAAGCCTGGTGGTAACCAAGGGAGACCAGATGGTTCCCTAGGTGGGGCAGCACCTCTAATCTTTCCTGACTCAAAGAATGTAGCTCCAGTGGGCATATTGACCCCTGAGGCAAACCCCAAGACTGAAGAGAAGGAGAATGATACAGTCATGATTTCACCCAAACAAGAAAGTTTCCCCCCAAAAGGGTATTTCCcatcaggaaagaaaaaggggagaCCAATTGGTAGCgtgaataaacaaaagaaacaacagcagcaaccacctccacctcctcagcCCCCTCAGATGCCAGAAGGTTCTGCAGATGGAGAGCCAAAGCCAAAAAAGCAGAggcaaaggagggagagaaggaagcctgGGGCCCAGCCAAGGAAGCGGAAAACCAAGCAAGCAGTTCCCATTGTAGAACCCCAAGAACCAGAGATCAAGCTAAAGTATGCTACCCAGCCACTAGATAAAACTGATGCCAAGAACAAGTCATTTTTCCCTTACATCCATGTAGTAAATAAGTGTGAACTTGGAGCTGTTTGTACAATCATCAATGCTGAAGAAGAAGAACAGACCAAATTGGTGAGGAGCCGGAAGGGTCAGAGATCTCTGACCCCTCCTCCCAGCAGCACAGAAAGCAAGGTGCTCCCAGCTTCATCCTTTATGCTGCAGGGGCCTGTGGTAACAGAATCTTCTGTTATGGGGCACCTGGTTTGCTGTCTTTGTGGCAAGTGGGCCAGTTACCGTAACATGGGTGACCTCTTTGGACCCTTTTATCCGCAAGATTATGCAGCCACTCTTCCGAAGAATCCACCTCCTAAGAGGTCCACAGAAATGCAGAGCAAGGTCAAGGTTCGGCACAAAAGCGCTTCTAATGGTTCTAAAACTGAcaccgaggaggaggaggagcagcagcagcagcagaaggagcAGAGGAGCCTAGCTGCTCATCCTAGGTTCAAGCGGCGCCACCGCTCAGAAGACTGTGGTGGAGGGCCTCGGTCCCTGTCCAGGGGGCTCCCTTGTAAAAAAGCAGCCGCTGAGGGCAGCAGTGAAAAGACTGCCTCAGACACAAAGCCCTCTGTACCTACCACTTCAGAAGGCGgtcctgagctggagttacaaatccCTGAACTACCTCTTGACAGCAACGAATTTTGGGTCCATGAGGGTTGTATTCTCTGGGCCAATGGAATCTACCTGGTCTGTGGCAGGCTCTATGGCCTGCAGGAAGCGCTGGAAATCGCCAGAGAGATG